From Micromonospora rhizosphaerae, the proteins below share one genomic window:
- a CDS encoding ABC transporter substrate-binding protein, giving the protein MRGALAVAVAVGLTTTACSGAGGGSSTGGAGGGKTLTVLMVGNPQMEDLAKVTADNFTKQTGITVRFTILPENELRDKVTQDVATQGGQYDVATIGAYEAPIWAKNGWLHELSSYADSDSGYDKADLLKPMVASLSGEDGKLYAAPFYGESSFLMYNKELFAAKGLTMPERPTWQQVAQFAAKLDDKKAGVAGICLRGLPGWGELFAPLTTVVNTFGGTWFEKDWTPKVNAPEFTEATKFYVDLIRGHGEAGAPQAGFTECLNTFGQGKAAMWYDATSAAGTLEDKNASKVAGKVGYAYAPVNKTKSSGWLWAWALAMPKTTKNADAAWKFISWATGKEYEKLVGSSLGWSRVPAGKRQSTYEIPEYRQSATAFADLTLKSIQEADPVNPGVQPRPALGVQFVGIPEFADLGTKVSQEVSAAIAGSTTVDKALADGQRLAEDVAKEYR; this is encoded by the coding sequence TTGCGCGGGGCGCTCGCGGTCGCCGTCGCGGTCGGTCTGACGACGACTGCCTGCTCCGGAGCCGGTGGCGGCTCCTCCACCGGCGGCGCCGGGGGCGGCAAGACCCTCACGGTGCTGATGGTCGGCAACCCCCAGATGGAGGACCTGGCGAAGGTCACCGCCGACAACTTCACCAAGCAGACCGGCATCACCGTGCGGTTCACGATCCTGCCGGAGAACGAACTGCGCGACAAGGTCACCCAGGACGTGGCCACCCAGGGCGGCCAGTACGACGTGGCGACAATCGGCGCGTACGAGGCGCCGATCTGGGCCAAGAACGGCTGGCTGCACGAACTCAGCTCGTACGCCGACTCCGACAGCGGCTACGACAAGGCTGATCTGCTCAAGCCGATGGTCGCCTCGCTGTCCGGCGAGGACGGCAAGCTCTACGCGGCCCCGTTCTACGGCGAGTCGTCCTTCCTCATGTACAACAAGGAACTCTTCGCGGCCAAGGGCCTGACCATGCCGGAACGGCCGACGTGGCAGCAGGTGGCGCAGTTCGCCGCGAAGCTGGACGACAAGAAGGCGGGCGTCGCCGGCATCTGCCTGCGCGGGCTGCCCGGCTGGGGCGAGCTGTTCGCTCCGCTGACCACGGTGGTCAACACGTTCGGCGGCACCTGGTTCGAGAAGGACTGGACACCGAAGGTGAACGCACCGGAGTTCACCGAGGCGACCAAGTTCTACGTCGACCTGATCCGCGGCCACGGCGAGGCGGGCGCGCCACAGGCGGGGTTCACCGAGTGCCTGAACACCTTCGGCCAGGGCAAGGCGGCGATGTGGTACGACGCCACCTCCGCGGCCGGCACTCTGGAGGACAAGAACGCCAGCAAGGTCGCCGGCAAGGTCGGCTACGCGTACGCGCCGGTGAACAAGACCAAGTCGTCGGGCTGGCTGTGGGCCTGGGCGCTGGCGATGCCGAAGACCACCAAGAACGCCGACGCCGCCTGGAAGTTCATCTCCTGGGCCACCGGCAAGGAGTACGAGAAGCTGGTCGGCTCCTCGCTCGGCTGGTCCCGCGTGCCGGCCGGCAAGCGCCAGTCCACGTACGAGATCCCGGAGTACCGGCAGTCCGCCACCGCCTTCGCCGACCTCACCCTGAAGTCGATCCAGGAGGCCGACCCGGTCAATCCCGGAGTGCAGCCGCGTCCCGCGCTCGGCGTGCAGTTCGTCGGCATCCCGGAGTTCGCCGACCTCGGCACCAAGGTGTCGCAGGAGGTCTCCGCCGCGATCGCCGGCAGCACCACCGTCGACAAGGCGCTCGCCGACGGCCAGCGACTGGCCGAGGACGTCGCCAAGGAATACCGGTAG
- a CDS encoding carbohydrate ABC transporter permease: MTQTMTAGAAPRRSVRPVPLAARQRWTRRAPLLPALIFAIVVTQIPFLVTLYLSTLDWNALRPGRRAFVGLANYGQVLTDARLRAALLNTVVLTAASVVVSVLLGLGLAILLDRRFPGRGIVRTLLITPFLVMPMAAALLWKHAIYNPSYGLINGIFGGSTDWVSQYPMLSVVATLVWQWTPFMMLIILAGLQGQSLETLEAARVDGAGPWQTFTRVTLPYLRPYLELGALLGSIYLVQTFDAVFTITQGGPGTATTNLPYEIYLTTFRKFEYGEAAAAGVVVVIGTIIVATFALRVISSLFRMEDAR; this comes from the coding sequence ATGACCCAGACCATGACCGCGGGCGCGGCGCCGCGTCGCAGCGTCCGGCCCGTGCCACTCGCCGCGAGGCAGCGCTGGACCCGTCGCGCCCCGCTGCTGCCCGCCCTGATCTTCGCGATCGTCGTGACCCAGATCCCGTTCCTGGTCACGCTCTATCTCTCCACCCTGGACTGGAACGCGTTGCGGCCCGGCCGCCGCGCATTCGTCGGCCTGGCCAACTACGGCCAGGTGCTCACCGACGCCCGGCTGCGCGCGGCCCTGTTGAACACCGTGGTGCTCACCGCCGCCTCCGTCGTCGTCTCGGTGCTGCTCGGCCTCGGTCTGGCGATCCTGCTCGACCGCCGGTTCCCCGGTCGCGGCATCGTACGCACCCTGCTCATCACCCCGTTCCTGGTGATGCCCATGGCGGCGGCGCTGCTGTGGAAACACGCCATCTACAACCCATCGTACGGCCTGATCAACGGCATCTTCGGCGGCAGCACCGACTGGGTCTCGCAGTATCCGATGCTCTCCGTCGTCGCCACCCTCGTCTGGCAGTGGACCCCGTTCATGATGTTGATCATCCTGGCCGGACTGCAGGGCCAGTCCCTCGAGACGCTCGAGGCGGCCCGGGTCGACGGGGCCGGGCCGTGGCAGACCTTCACCCGGGTCACGCTGCCGTACCTGCGCCCCTACCTGGAGCTGGGCGCCCTGCTCGGCTCCATCTACCTGGTGCAGACCTTCGACGCGGTCTTCACCATCACCCAGGGCGGTCCCGGCACCGCCACCACCAACCTGCCCTACGAGATCTACCTGACCACCTTCCGCAAGTTCGAGTACGGCGAGGCAGCCGCGGCGGGAGTGGTGGTGGTGATCGGCACGATCATCGTCGCCACGTTCGCGCTGCGGGTGATCTCCAGCCTGTTCCGGATGGAGGACGCGCGATGA
- a CDS encoding carbohydrate ABC transporter permease, with the protein MTTLTRPASRRRPASPARRTTGASGAAWAVVAWLAGLLFFLPVLWMVLTGFKREVDAASNPPSWVFTPVLDGYRQVFDRDITPYLLNSVMASLFSTLLVLLLATPAAYALSIRPVAKWRDVLFFFISTKMLPAVAALLPIYLLVKELGMLDNVWTMIILYTSMNLPLAVWMMRSFLLEVPAALIEAAAMDGASLTMTIRRILLPIVAPGLAATALICFIFSWNEFFFAVNLTATRAGTSPIFLVGFITSEGLFLARLCAAATIVSLPVVLAGWIAQKQLVRGLSMGAVK; encoded by the coding sequence ATGACGACGCTGACGCGACCGGCGTCCCGGCGACGGCCGGCCAGCCCGGCCCGCCGGACGACCGGGGCGAGCGGGGCGGCCTGGGCGGTCGTCGCGTGGCTCGCCGGGCTGCTGTTCTTCCTGCCGGTGCTCTGGATGGTGCTCACCGGGTTCAAGCGGGAGGTCGACGCGGCCAGCAACCCGCCGTCCTGGGTCTTCACGCCGGTGCTCGACGGCTACCGGCAGGTCTTCGACCGGGACATCACGCCGTACCTGCTCAACTCGGTGATGGCCAGCCTGTTCTCCACCCTGCTGGTGTTGTTGCTGGCCACCCCGGCGGCGTACGCGCTGTCGATCCGGCCGGTCGCCAAGTGGCGCGACGTGCTGTTCTTCTTCATCAGCACCAAGATGCTGCCCGCGGTCGCCGCGCTGCTGCCGATCTACCTGCTGGTCAAGGAGCTCGGCATGCTCGACAACGTCTGGACCATGATCATCCTCTACACGTCGATGAACCTGCCGCTCGCGGTCTGGATGATGCGCTCGTTCCTGTTGGAGGTGCCGGCGGCGCTGATCGAGGCGGCGGCGATGGACGGCGCCAGCCTGACCATGACGATCCGGCGGATCCTGCTGCCGATCGTCGCCCCCGGCCTGGCCGCCACCGCGCTGATCTGCTTCATCTTCAGCTGGAACGAGTTCTTCTTCGCGGTCAACCTGACCGCGACCCGGGCCGGCACCTCACCGATCTTCCTGGTCGGCTTCATCACCTCCGAAGGGCTGTTCCTCGCCCGGCTCTGCGCGGCGGCGACCATCGTGTCGCTGCCGGTCGTGCTGGCCGGTTGGATCGCCCAGAAGCAACTCGTCCGAGGACTCTCCATGGGGGCGGTCAAATGA
- a CDS encoding zinc-dependent alcohol dehydrogenase family protein: MKAAVIVTPGQVSLESVPDPSPGPRDVVVEVAGCGICGTDLHIMDGEFAPAYPIVPGHEFAGTVVAAGRDVTEVRVGDAVAVDPSLHCGECYQCRRGRGNLCERWAAIGVTVSGGAAEFAVAPVKNCFPLPDGVAPADAALIEPLSCAVRGFDVLPRRLGDHYLIYGAGTMGLMMLELAKRCGAASVSVVDPNPDRLATAVRLGCTASGAKADELTRPRGWDVVIDCTGVQAAIDDGLRRVAPAGTFLQFGVSEYRTRATVEPYRIYNQEISITGSMAVLHSFERAGELFAAGVLDPEVFISHRFPLDRYADAMAQFRAGVGRKIQISA; this comes from the coding sequence ATGAAGGCAGCGGTCATCGTCACGCCGGGACAGGTCTCGCTGGAGTCCGTGCCGGATCCCTCGCCCGGGCCACGCGACGTGGTGGTCGAGGTCGCCGGCTGCGGGATCTGCGGCACCGATCTGCACATCATGGACGGCGAGTTCGCGCCGGCGTACCCGATCGTGCCCGGCCACGAATTCGCCGGCACGGTGGTCGCGGCCGGCCGGGACGTCACCGAGGTGCGGGTGGGCGACGCGGTCGCCGTCGACCCGTCGCTGCACTGCGGGGAGTGCTACCAGTGCCGGCGCGGCCGGGGCAACCTCTGCGAACGCTGGGCGGCCATCGGCGTCACCGTCTCCGGCGGCGCCGCCGAGTTCGCGGTGGCGCCGGTGAAGAACTGCTTCCCGCTGCCCGACGGCGTCGCGCCGGCCGACGCCGCGCTGATCGAGCCGCTGTCCTGCGCCGTACGCGGCTTCGACGTGCTGCCCCGCCGGCTCGGCGACCACTACCTCATCTACGGCGCCGGCACCATGGGGCTGATGATGCTGGAGCTGGCGAAGCGCTGCGGCGCGGCGAGCGTCAGCGTGGTGGACCCGAACCCGGACCGGCTCGCCACCGCGGTCCGGCTGGGCTGCACGGCCAGCGGCGCGAAGGCCGATGAGCTGACCCGGCCCCGCGGGTGGGACGTGGTCATCGACTGCACGGGCGTGCAGGCCGCGATCGACGACGGGCTGCGCCGGGTCGCCCCGGCCGGGACGTTCCTGCAGTTCGGCGTCTCCGAGTACCGGACGCGGGCGACCGTGGAGCCGTACCGGATCTACAACCAGGAGATCAGCATCACCGGCTCAATGGCGGTGCTGCACAGCTTCGAGCGGGCCGGTGAACTGTTCGCCGCCGGCGTGCTGGACCCCGAGGTCTTCATCAGCCACCGCTTCCCGCTCGACCGGTACGCCGACGCGATGGCCCAGTTCCGGGCCGGCGTCGGTCGCAAGATCCAGATCTCGGCCTGA
- a CDS encoding SagB family peptide dehydrogenase, whose product MQIGEVSRVYHQETNQGPRRRPRPVEGFVPMDPANRPLPFKRYPQARLRALPRDLPPTGAPAAAALSGRVPPTEAAVDLDLLARLLYFSAGVIRTTAGTGDPLWFRAAPSAGNLHPLEVYVVAGDVAGLDSGLYHFAPDVFGLEALAEGDSRAALAEAVADGAAAASPLSLVITGMPWRTAWKYGERGWRHVYWDSGTLLANLLAVAEGHRLPVEVRLGFVDVAVCRLLGIDGVAEFPVAAITLGRPTAPTPAGPAGPTRPSFAATDLSPPPVAFPLTTRVQQAGELTTAEEVVAWRARTVAGLSRSSESADPPATAGSEPIEALILRRGSTRRMRRQAAPAELLKWALAVATRHVPVDAVPAGTSLLTHEVGVHAVRGMDPGLYHRADRGLRLDRAAPEAEVRRLSEHLCLDQPLGGDSAYTDFACADPNRVLTGYGDRGYRVAQLEAGVAAGRLQLAAFALGCGGTGLTFYDEEIREAFATPAACMLAVSIGVPAYRAKPGGPPGRPTRITG is encoded by the coding sequence ATGCAGATCGGCGAGGTCTCCCGGGTCTACCACCAAGAAACCAACCAGGGCCCCCGGCGCCGGCCCCGGCCGGTCGAGGGGTTCGTCCCGATGGATCCGGCCAACCGGCCCCTACCCTTCAAGCGGTACCCCCAGGCACGGCTCCGCGCCCTCCCCAGGGACCTGCCCCCGACGGGGGCGCCGGCAGCCGCGGCGCTGTCCGGACGGGTACCGCCCACCGAGGCCGCCGTGGATCTCGACCTCCTCGCCCGGCTGCTCTACTTCTCCGCCGGGGTGATCCGGACGACCGCCGGCACCGGCGACCCGCTCTGGTTCCGCGCGGCCCCGTCCGCCGGCAACCTCCACCCGCTCGAGGTGTACGTGGTGGCCGGCGACGTAGCGGGGCTGGATTCGGGGCTCTACCACTTCGCGCCGGACGTGTTCGGCCTGGAGGCGCTGGCGGAGGGCGATTCCCGGGCGGCACTGGCCGAGGCCGTCGCCGACGGTGCGGCCGCGGCCAGCCCGCTCAGCCTCGTCATCACCGGTATGCCGTGGCGGACGGCGTGGAAGTACGGCGAACGCGGATGGCGGCACGTGTACTGGGACTCCGGGACGTTGCTGGCCAACCTGCTGGCGGTCGCCGAGGGTCATCGGCTGCCCGTGGAGGTACGGCTCGGATTCGTCGACGTCGCGGTGTGCCGCCTGCTCGGCATCGACGGCGTGGCGGAGTTCCCGGTCGCGGCGATCACCCTCGGTCGTCCGACGGCTCCCACCCCGGCGGGCCCCGCCGGCCCGACCCGGCCGTCGTTCGCGGCAACGGACCTCTCCCCGCCGCCAGTCGCGTTCCCGCTGACCACCCGCGTGCAACAGGCCGGCGAGCTGACCACGGCCGAGGAGGTGGTCGCCTGGCGGGCGCGTACGGTCGCCGGGCTGTCCCGTTCCTCGGAGAGCGCGGATCCGCCGGCCACGGCCGGCAGCGAGCCGATCGAGGCGCTGATCCTGCGGCGCGGCTCGACCCGCCGGATGCGCCGGCAGGCCGCGCCCGCCGAGCTGCTTAAGTGGGCGCTGGCGGTCGCCACCCGGCACGTCCCCGTCGACGCCGTCCCGGCGGGGACCTCGCTGCTCACCCACGAGGTCGGGGTCCATGCCGTCCGGGGCATGGACCCGGGCCTGTACCACCGGGCCGATCGGGGGCTGCGGCTGGACCGGGCGGCGCCGGAGGCGGAGGTACGACGCCTGAGCGAGCACCTCTGCCTGGACCAGCCGCTCGGCGGCGACTCGGCGTACACCGACTTCGCCTGCGCCGACCCGAACCGGGTGCTCACCGGGTATGGCGACCGGGGGTATCGGGTCGCCCAGCTCGAGGCGGGTGTGGCCGCCGGGCGCCTGCAACTGGCCGCGTTCGCCCTCGGGTGCGGCGGCACCGGCCTCACCTTCTACGACGAGGAGATCCGCGAAGCGTTCGCCACCCCCGCCGCCTGCATGCTCGCGGTCTCGATCGGCGTGCCCGCCTACCGGGCGAAGCCGGGCGGCCCACCCGGCCGGCCGACGCGCATCACCGGCTGA
- a CDS encoding FadR/GntR family transcriptional regulator: MDQSSPGAAPAQHAPAEAGLHARVLDHLGTAICGGEMVAGSVLNIDDLVDRYAVSRSVIREVLRVLAAMGLIETRRRVGVLIRPAEAWNVFDPQVIRWRLASAGRMAQMRSITELRTAVEPHAAWLAASRVDHDEASDLVGLAAKMWAAGKAGDEERFLSLDIEFHRRVLAASGNEMFVKLQQIVAEVLTGRHHYHLMPHYPDEQALQLHADVAQAIQRRDGDRAREAMVRIMEQAFNEMKSMWEQTAEPDHGSTGS, encoded by the coding sequence GTGGATCAGTCCTCTCCAGGGGCCGCGCCCGCCCAGCACGCCCCTGCCGAGGCCGGGCTGCACGCACGCGTCCTCGACCACCTCGGCACCGCCATCTGCGGCGGCGAGATGGTCGCGGGTTCGGTTCTCAACATCGACGACCTGGTCGACCGGTACGCGGTCTCCCGCTCGGTGATCCGCGAGGTCCTGCGGGTGCTCGCGGCCATGGGTCTCATCGAGACCCGCCGCCGGGTCGGGGTGCTTATCCGACCGGCCGAGGCGTGGAACGTCTTCGATCCGCAGGTGATCCGCTGGCGACTCGCCTCGGCCGGTCGGATGGCGCAGATGCGCTCGATCACCGAGCTGCGGACCGCGGTCGAACCGCACGCCGCCTGGCTGGCCGCCAGTCGGGTCGACCACGACGAGGCGAGCGACCTGGTCGGGCTCGCCGCCAAGATGTGGGCCGCCGGGAAGGCCGGGGACGAGGAGCGCTTCCTCAGCCTCGACATCGAGTTCCACCGGCGAGTCCTGGCCGCCTCCGGCAACGAGATGTTCGTCAAGCTGCAGCAGATCGTCGCCGAGGTGCTCACCGGCCGGCACCACTACCACCTGATGCCGCACTACCCGGACGAGCAGGCCCTGCAACTGCACGCGGACGTCGCGCAGGCGATCCAGCGGCGCGACGGCGACCGGGCCCGCGAGGCCATGGTGCGGATCATGGAGCAGGCCTTCAACGAGATGAAGTCGATGTGGGAGCAGACCGCAGAGCCGGATCACGGCTCAACCGGTTCGTGA
- a CDS encoding ABC transporter substrate-binding protein produces the protein MGLSACGGGGDDSSASKTVRVTLANHVWTENIKKALPEFEKQTGLKVELTQLGEDQLSDQYNVKLNAGSSDLDVMMYRPLQEGKLFAKNKYLEDLSDQVKSNKDWDFADFQSGPVEATSYEGKPVGVPIITEQEVLYYRKDLLAKAGLSAPPKTLDELKAAAAKIKAAQPGVAGFVARTGKSPAVTQFSSFLYSFGGDFVDGSGKATVNSDAAKQAYAFYGGLIKDNGPANVSTDMSWPEAMAIFTQGKAAFYTEANSLYKNATDPAKSKVSDTVGFAPFPAGPAGSKPYNIPSWALGINSSSENKSNAWKFIEWATGKEQTLAQQKAGVPSARTSVWANPEGTATYPKDLVEAIAASTKDGVGHDRPLVVKVPEAREIVGQPIVDAITGKDAAAAADTANAAFQKFLDDEAK, from the coding sequence ATGGGCCTGTCCGCCTGCGGCGGCGGTGGCGACGACAGCAGCGCTTCGAAGACGGTCCGGGTGACCCTGGCAAATCACGTGTGGACGGAGAACATCAAGAAGGCCCTGCCCGAGTTCGAGAAGCAGACCGGGCTCAAGGTCGAGCTCACTCAGCTCGGCGAGGACCAGCTCTCCGACCAGTACAACGTCAAGCTGAACGCCGGCTCCAGCGACCTCGACGTGATGATGTACCGCCCCTTGCAGGAGGGGAAGCTGTTCGCCAAGAACAAGTACCTCGAGGACCTGTCGGACCAGGTGAAGTCCAACAAGGACTGGGACTTCGCTGACTTCCAGTCCGGCCCGGTGGAGGCGACCTCGTACGAGGGCAAGCCGGTCGGCGTCCCGATCATCACCGAGCAGGAGGTCCTCTACTACCGCAAGGACCTGCTCGCCAAGGCCGGACTGAGCGCCCCGCCGAAGACCCTCGACGAGCTCAAGGCCGCGGCCGCCAAGATCAAGGCCGCCCAGCCGGGCGTCGCGGGCTTCGTCGCCCGTACCGGCAAGTCGCCGGCGGTCACCCAGTTCTCCAGCTTCCTCTACAGCTTCGGCGGCGACTTCGTCGACGGCAGCGGCAAGGCCACCGTCAACAGCGACGCCGCCAAGCAGGCGTACGCCTTCTACGGCGGGCTGATCAAGGACAACGGTCCGGCGAACGTCAGCACCGACATGAGCTGGCCCGAGGCGATGGCCATCTTCACCCAGGGCAAGGCCGCCTTCTACACCGAGGCCAACTCGCTCTACAAGAACGCCACCGACCCGGCCAAGTCCAAGGTGTCCGACACCGTCGGCTTCGCGCCGTTCCCGGCCGGCCCGGCCGGTTCGAAGCCGTACAACATCCCCTCGTGGGCGCTGGGCATCAACTCCAGCTCGGAGAACAAGAGCAACGCCTGGAAGTTCATCGAGTGGGCCACCGGCAAGGAGCAGACGCTCGCCCAGCAGAAGGCCGGCGTGCCGAGCGCCCGTACCTCGGTCTGGGCCAACCCGGAGGGCACCGCGACCTACCCGAAGGACCTGGTCGAGGCCATCGCCGCCAGCACCAAGGACGGCGTGGGCCACGACCGGCCGCTGGTCGTGAAGGTCCCCGAGGCCCGCGAGATCGTCGGCCAGCCGATCGTCGACGCGATCACCGGCAAGGACGCGGCGGCCGCGGCCGACACGGCCAACGCCGCGTTCCAGAAGTTCCTGGACGACGAGGCCAAGTAA
- a CDS encoding carbohydrate ABC transporter permease: MATVTSTEASRSAPATPDTPAWARWANDHRKWLFAAPAMAFVAVLIVFPLAWTGYLSLTDAEGSVRAESEFVGFQNYLDVLSDTDRFWPAVGRTAAFTVVALLFEVVLGMAVALLLWRPFRGQKWVRVAILMPLVATPVAVGMMWRLIFDPNIGMANQMLGWVGIGPQPWLAGQHTALPTTIFIDIWQWTPMVVLILLAGLTSLSDEPQEAARIDGASTWQRFRHVTLPLLMPTVIVAILLRGIDALKTFDILYATKGRGGGSFHEVETLNVYAYGLSFDYNEYGVSSTVLIIFFLIIIGSMWALTARRKEAQR; encoded by the coding sequence ATGGCAACCGTCACCTCCACCGAGGCGTCCCGCAGCGCCCCGGCCACCCCCGACACGCCCGCCTGGGCGCGCTGGGCCAACGACCACCGCAAGTGGCTCTTCGCGGCGCCGGCGATGGCCTTCGTCGCGGTGTTGATCGTCTTCCCGCTGGCCTGGACCGGCTACCTCAGCCTGACCGACGCCGAGGGGTCGGTCCGGGCCGAGTCCGAGTTCGTCGGCTTCCAGAACTACCTCGACGTCCTCTCCGACACCGACCGGTTCTGGCCGGCGGTGGGGCGGACCGCCGCGTTCACCGTCGTCGCGCTGCTCTTCGAGGTGGTCCTCGGGATGGCCGTCGCGCTGCTGCTGTGGCGGCCGTTCCGGGGGCAGAAGTGGGTCCGGGTCGCCATCCTGATGCCCCTGGTCGCCACCCCGGTCGCCGTCGGCATGATGTGGCGGCTCATCTTCGACCCGAACATCGGCATGGCCAACCAGATGCTCGGCTGGGTCGGCATCGGGCCCCAGCCGTGGCTCGCCGGCCAGCACACCGCGCTGCCCACCACGATCTTCATCGACATCTGGCAGTGGACGCCGATGGTGGTGCTGATCCTGCTCGCCGGGCTGACCTCACTCTCCGACGAGCCGCAGGAGGCCGCGCGGATCGACGGGGCCAGCACGTGGCAACGCTTCCGGCACGTCACCCTGCCGCTGCTGATGCCCACGGTGATCGTGGCGATCCTGCTGCGCGGGATCGACGCGCTGAAGACCTTCGACATCCTCTACGCCACCAAGGGCCGCGGCGGTGGATCGTTCCACGAGGTGGAGACCCTCAACGTGTACGCCTACGGCCTCAGCTTCGACTACAACGAGTACGGCGTCTCCTCGACCGTCCTCATCATCTTCTTCCTGATCATCATCGGGTCGATGTGGGCCCTGACCGCCCGGCGCAAGGAGGCCCAGCGATGA
- a CDS encoding carbohydrate ABC transporter permease translates to MKPRPAYRVFRVVALAVVVLSLLAPLFWMIAASFKTNVDIYDTGRALVFSPTMDNYAKVLKQANYVQFIGNSLWVAFAATVASLILGVPAAYSMSRFNMKKSALVVLMARVIPGVSLLVPWYYVFSNLKMVGGFSVLILSHMFVSLPLVVYIMMGYFDGLPEELEEAALVDGLTHIGAFRRITLPLSVPGIATAGILSFIFSWNNFMFALVLSGADTKTLPVAIFDFVGYASIDWGGLMAAATVVTLPIMLIALFVQKYVVSGLTAGATKG, encoded by the coding sequence ATGAAGCCCCGTCCCGCGTACCGGGTGTTCCGGGTGGTGGCGCTCGCCGTCGTGGTGCTGTCGCTGCTCGCGCCGCTGTTCTGGATGATCGCCGCGTCGTTCAAGACCAACGTGGACATCTACGACACGGGCAGGGCGCTGGTCTTCTCGCCCACCATGGACAACTACGCCAAGGTGCTCAAGCAGGCGAACTACGTCCAGTTCATCGGCAACAGCCTCTGGGTGGCCTTCGCCGCCACCGTGGCATCGCTGATCCTCGGCGTGCCGGCCGCGTACTCGATGAGCCGGTTCAACATGAAGAAGTCCGCACTGGTGGTGCTGATGGCCCGGGTCATCCCCGGCGTCTCGCTGCTGGTGCCCTGGTACTACGTCTTCTCCAACCTGAAGATGGTCGGCGGCTTCAGTGTGCTGATCCTCAGCCACATGTTCGTGTCGCTGCCGCTGGTGGTCTACATCATGATGGGCTACTTCGACGGCCTGCCGGAGGAGCTCGAGGAGGCGGCGCTGGTCGACGGGCTGACCCACATCGGCGCGTTCCGCCGGATCACCCTTCCGCTGTCCGTGCCGGGCATCGCCACCGCCGGGATCCTGTCCTTCATCTTCTCCTGGAACAACTTCATGTTCGCCCTGGTGCTCTCCGGCGCCGACACCAAGACCCTGCCCGTGGCGATCTTCGACTTCGTCGGCTACGCCAGCATCGACTGGGGCGGGCTGATGGCCGCGGCCACCGTGGTCACCCTGCCGATCATGCTGATCGCCCTGTTCGTGCAGAAGTACGTGGTCTCCGGGCTCACCGCCGGCGCGACGAAGGGCTGA
- the dgoD gene encoding galactonate dehydratase has translation MTTIARIETFLVAPRWLFVRVETASGVVGWGEATCEGRSETVRTAVEQLGELLIGRDALRIEDHWQVMTKGSFYRGGPILASAVSGLDQALWDIAGKHFGAPVHQLLGGPVRDRIRVYGWVGGDEPSEVRDHIAAQVAAGLTAVKMNASGRMKPIASVADLDGVVARVAAAREVLGDNRDVAVDFHGRFTLANARRVAPLLEPYRPLFLEEPVVPENSHLIGDFVRSTTTPVSTGERLYSRQEFLPVFQAGIAVAQPDVSHAGGITEVRKIAALAEVYDVQLAPHCPLGPIALAACLQVGFATPNYLIQEQSIGIHYNLGAEVLDYCLDKTPLTFVDGHVERLTAPGLGIEVDEQAIRAADKHGHAWRSPMWRHLDGSYAEW, from the coding sequence ATGACGACTATCGCGCGCATCGAAACCTTCCTCGTCGCGCCCCGGTGGCTCTTCGTCCGCGTCGAGACCGCCTCCGGGGTCGTCGGCTGGGGCGAGGCCACCTGCGAGGGGCGTTCGGAGACCGTCCGCACCGCCGTCGAGCAGCTCGGCGAGCTGCTGATCGGGCGGGACGCGCTGCGGATCGAGGATCACTGGCAGGTCATGACGAAGGGCTCGTTCTACCGCGGCGGCCCCATCCTGGCCAGCGCGGTGTCCGGGCTCGACCAGGCGCTGTGGGACATCGCCGGGAAGCACTTCGGCGCCCCGGTGCACCAACTGCTCGGCGGCCCGGTGCGGGACCGGATCCGGGTCTACGGCTGGGTCGGCGGCGACGAGCCCAGCGAGGTCCGCGACCACATCGCCGCCCAGGTCGCGGCGGGGTTGACCGCGGTCAAGATGAACGCCTCGGGGCGGATGAAGCCGATCGCCTCGGTGGCCGACCTGGACGGCGTCGTCGCCCGGGTGGCCGCCGCCCGCGAGGTGCTCGGCGACAATCGCGACGTCGCCGTCGACTTCCACGGCCGGTTCACCCTGGCCAACGCCCGGCGGGTCGCGCCGCTGCTGGAGCCGTACCGGCCGCTGTTCCTGGAGGAGCCGGTCGTCCCGGAGAACTCCCACCTGATCGGCGACTTCGTCCGGTCGACCACCACCCCGGTGTCGACGGGGGAGCGGCTCTACAGCCGGCAGGAGTTCCTGCCCGTCTTCCAGGCCGGCATCGCGGTCGCCCAGCCGGACGTCTCGCACGCCGGCGGCATCACCGAGGTACGCAAGATCGCCGCGCTCGCCGAGGTCTACGACGTGCAACTCGCCCCGCACTGCCCGCTCGGCCCGATCGCCCTCGCGGCCTGCCTGCAGGTCGGGTTCGCCACGCCGAACTACCTGATCCAGGAACAGAGCATCGGCATCCACTACAACCTCGGCGCCGAGGTGCTCGACTACTGCCTCGACAAGACCCCGCTGACCTTCGTGGACGGACACGTCGAGCGGCTCACCGCGCCCGGCCTGGGCATCGAGGTCGACGAGCAGGCGATCCGCGCCGCCGACAAACACGGCCACGCCTGGCGCAGCCCGATGTGGCGACACCTCGACGGCTCCTACGCGGAATGGTGA